A window of Microcystis aeruginosa FD4 contains these coding sequences:
- a CDS encoding type I polyketide synthase: protein MPKTQSDKIAHPIAVVGMGCHYPGANQLSELWENILARRCQFRQFPDQRLPLSEYYDPDPATPDKTYGTRGAFIDGFQFDWVNRRVPKKTVDGTDIVHWLALEVANKAIEDAGYRRDTIPTQKTGVILGNSLTGEHTRSNVMRLRWPYVRRALRAAAEVKGLSGTIVAELLETMEKFYKSVFPPITEDTLAGGLSNTIAGRICNFFNFDGGGYTVDGACSSSLIAVVTAANALSNGDLDMALAGGIDISLDTFELIGFAKTGALTSQDMKVYDRRASGFIPGEGAGFVVLKRLADAQANGDYIYALLDGWALSSDGKGGITAPSKVGQSKALLRAYEKAGYSPQSLHFIEGHGTGTPVGDRAEIEGVALAMNASKPAPPRSCGMTSFKSLVGHTKAAAGIGGFIKAVMAVNQRIVPPTVNCQEPNPVFEESAQCLYPVQLGEVYPETEILRAGVSAMGFGGINSHVTLISGDAPSPRLKPSLDQRSLLVSNQDSEIFVFGANSLAQLLESLQIFSEQAKGMSLADMVDLAAQNAQKLAPQTSIRAAIVAENPRELLERLEHLINILHSQPPAAGETYISQRKDIWLAHQVQRSRVAFLFPGQGSQKLNMARTLVERYSWARELVQRADLWLIESGFEPISPLIYRPLDRAVNQQQVEQWFKALTDVAPQAICLTSLLWKHYLKRLGLEPVALGGHSLGELTAFEAAGAYDEKTLLCFAAMRGKAMTVKGDSIGTMASLACSDATAQKLLQGISGYVTVANINSPQQTVISGEKNSVAAVCDVALAQEIQVRQLPVANAFHSQMVATAAEYLRKEAPIPEIFEQVSLPLFTSVNGQIVNSGLNLKEHFAHQVVAQVNFVSLVENLKDKCDLIVEVGTGKVLSGLVGAIVTSPLCFPLESKPGIACDLNTFLAAYFVQGGELNWQALYEQRLVRPFVPAAERLFVDNPCERSFPVSLEEIESSSAFSWREIQQSSPNTALAYSSNFSQPESLFADDELTTVLANYLLERGSFLSELISADIQSLPFVNNHNA, encoded by the coding sequence ATGCCGAAAACTCAAAGCGATAAAATCGCTCATCCTATAGCCGTTGTCGGAATGGGTTGCCATTACCCTGGTGCCAACCAATTAAGCGAACTTTGGGAGAATATTTTGGCGCGTCGTTGTCAATTTCGCCAGTTTCCCGACCAACGTTTACCACTCTCGGAATATTATGATCCCGATCCCGCCACTCCCGATAAAACCTACGGAACACGCGGGGCCTTCATTGATGGCTTTCAATTCGACTGGGTTAATCGTCGAGTTCCGAAAAAAACGGTCGATGGAACCGACATCGTGCATTGGTTAGCCTTAGAAGTGGCCAACAAAGCGATCGAAGATGCTGGGTATCGTCGAGATACCATTCCCACCCAAAAAACTGGGGTCATTCTCGGCAATTCCTTAACTGGAGAACATACTCGATCGAATGTGATGCGGTTACGTTGGCCCTACGTACGAAGAGCCTTGCGAGCCGCTGCCGAAGTCAAAGGACTGTCTGGAACAATTGTGGCAGAACTTCTCGAAACGATGGAGAAATTCTATAAATCCGTTTTCCCACCCATTACCGAAGATACCCTTGCTGGAGGACTGTCCAACACCATAGCCGGACGAATCTGTAACTTTTTTAATTTTGACGGTGGTGGTTATACCGTGGATGGCGCTTGTTCCTCCTCCCTAATCGCCGTTGTCACTGCCGCCAACGCTTTAAGTAATGGCGATTTAGACATGGCCTTAGCCGGTGGCATTGATATCAGTCTCGATACCTTTGAATTAATTGGTTTCGCCAAAACCGGCGCCTTAACCAGCCAGGATATGAAAGTGTACGATCGCCGTGCCAGTGGCTTTATCCCTGGGGAGGGAGCTGGTTTTGTCGTTCTCAAACGATTAGCCGACGCACAGGCCAATGGCGACTACATTTATGCCCTGTTGGACGGTTGGGCTCTGTCCTCCGACGGCAAAGGAGGCATTACCGCACCCTCCAAGGTGGGACAGTCCAAAGCCCTATTAAGAGCTTACGAAAAAGCCGGTTATAGTCCCCAGTCTCTTCATTTTATTGAAGGACATGGAACCGGAACCCCCGTAGGCGATCGGGCTGAAATTGAAGGGGTAGCCCTAGCCATGAACGCCTCGAAACCTGCCCCCCCTCGTTCCTGTGGCATGACTTCTTTTAAATCCCTAGTTGGTCATACGAAAGCGGCGGCCGGGATCGGGGGTTTCATTAAAGCGGTCATGGCGGTTAATCAGCGGATCGTTCCCCCGACCGTTAACTGTCAAGAACCGAATCCCGTTTTCGAGGAGAGCGCCCAATGTTTATATCCAGTGCAACTAGGGGAAGTCTACCCGGAAACGGAGATTTTACGGGCGGGAGTGTCGGCGATGGGTTTTGGGGGCATTAACTCCCATGTAACCCTAATATCTGGTGATGCACCTTCCCCCCGGTTAAAACCCAGTTTAGACCAGCGTTCGCTTTTAGTCTCCAACCAAGATAGCGAAATCTTTGTCTTCGGGGCTAATTCTCTTGCCCAACTGCTGGAATCTCTGCAAATTTTCTCAGAACAAGCCAAAGGGATGAGTTTAGCAGATATGGTGGATTTAGCAGCGCAGAATGCTCAAAAATTAGCCCCTCAGACTTCAATTCGCGCCGCCATTGTGGCAGAAAACCCCAGAGAATTACTGGAGCGCTTGGAGCATTTAATCAACATTCTTCACTCTCAACCCCCAGCCGCGGGAGAAACATATATATCCCAGCGAAAAGACATCTGGCTCGCCCATCAAGTGCAGCGTTCTCGAGTAGCTTTTCTCTTTCCAGGACAAGGTTCACAAAAGCTGAACATGGCCCGGACTTTGGTGGAGCGATATTCTTGGGCAAGAGAGTTAGTGCAACGGGCAGATTTATGGCTGATTGAATCTGGTTTTGAACCGATTAGTCCATTAATTTACCGTCCTCTTGACCGCGCTGTTAACCAACAACAAGTAGAACAATGGTTTAAGGCTCTCACCGATGTTGCACCGCAAGCAATCTGCTTGACTTCACTACTGTGGAAGCATTACCTGAAGCGACTTGGACTGGAACCAGTGGCACTAGGGGGTCATAGTTTGGGCGAATTGACTGCTTTTGAAGCGGCTGGTGCTTATGATGAAAAAACCCTCCTTTGCTTTGCCGCAATGCGGGGAAAAGCAATGACAGTTAAGGGCGATTCTATCGGGACAATGGCGAGTTTAGCTTGCTCGGATGCCACCGCGCAAAAGCTCTTACAAGGGATTTCTGGGTATGTAACAGTTGCTAATATCAATAGTCCTCAACAGACAGTTATTTCTGGAGAAAAAAACAGTGTTGCTGCTGTTTGTGACGTTGCCCTAGCCCAAGAAATTCAAGTTCGCCAACTTCCAGTAGCGAATGCTTTTCACTCCCAAATGGTGGCGACAGCAGCTGAATATTTGCGAAAAGAAGCTCCCATTCCTGAGATTTTCGAGCAAGTTTCTCTGCCTCTATTTACCAGTGTCAACGGCCAGATAGTTAATTCAGGACTCAACTTAAAAGAACACTTTGCTCATCAGGTTGTTGCTCAGGTAAATTTTGTTTCTCTTGTCGAAAATCTGAAGGATAAATGTGACTTGATAGTTGAAGTTGGAACGGGAAAAGTGCTTTCTGGTTTAGTGGGAGCAATAGTGACCTCTCCCCTCTGTTTTCCCCTAGAGTCAAAACCGGGTATCGCTTGCGATTTGAATACTTTTTTAGCCGCTTACTTTGTCCAAGGAGGCGAACTCAACTGGCAAGCGTTGTATGAACAACGACTGGTTCGTCCTTTTGTCCCGGCTGCTGAGCGTCTGTTTGTTGATAATCCCTGCGAACGATCTTTTCCGGTATCTCTTGAAGAAATTGAGTCGAGTTCTGCCTTCTCTTGGAGAGAAATACAACAGTCATCACCAAATACGGCTCTCGCTTATTCCTCGAATTTTTCTCAACCAGAAAGTCTTTTTGCAGATGATGAACTAACGACAGTCTTGGCAAATTACCTGCTGGAACGTGGTTCTTTTCTCTCTGAGTTAATCAGTGCCGATATCCAAAGCTTACCCTTTGTAAACAATCACAATGCCTAG